In one window of Meleagris gallopavo isolate NT-WF06-2002-E0010 breed Aviagen turkey brand Nicholas breeding stock chromosome 4, Turkey_5.1, whole genome shotgun sequence DNA:
- the LOC109367482 gene encoding tyrosine-protein phosphatase non-receptor type 13-like produces the protein MSHTDAVSFLRAAPKTVRLVLGRVLELPKMPVLPHLLPDITLTCHKEELGLLLAGGHDSIYQVVYISDILPRSAAAREESLHALDIIHYINGVSTQGMTLKEAKRTLETSLPWVVLKVTRCVLELHISLYLLLFSLDYTWVKHASGITAIHQSSISWHIIEDWCHKKGTYTLRFALQCNRRALSTCCILCFLGRQSCVKQSSVQNICKIWHRLF, from the exons ATGAGTCATACAGATGCAGTCAGCTTTCTCCGTGCTGCCCCAAAGACTGTCAGATTGGTTCTAGGACGTGTGTTGGAGTTACCCAAGATGCCAGTATTGCCTCACTTGCTGCCTGATATTACACTAACGTGCCATAAAGAGGAGCTAG GTCTGTTGTTAGCAGGAGGTCATGACAGCATTTACCAAGTTGTGTATATCAGTGACATTCTCCCCAGATCAGCTGCTGCCAGAGAGGAGAGTCTCCATGCATTAGATATTATCCATTATATTAATGGGGTCAGCACACAAGGAATGACACTGAAAGAAGCCAAAAGAACATTGGAAACATCCCTTCCTTGGGTCGTGCTCAAAGTGACCAGGTGCGTTCTGGAACTGCATATTTCCCTGTACTTACTGCTTTTCTCACTGGATTATACGTGGGTAAAACATGCTTCTGGTATAACAGCTATTCACCAGAGCAGTATCAGCTGGCATATTATTGAGGACTGGTGCCACAAAAAGGGAACATATACTCTCAGATTTGCACTTCAGTGCAATAGAAGGGCACTTAGTACTTGctgtattttgtgtttcttgGGAAGACAAAGCTGTGTCAAGCAATCAAGCGttcaaaacatttgcaaaatatgGCACAGATTGTTTTAA
- the LOC104910682 gene encoding tyrosine-protein phosphatase non-receptor type 13-like: protein MNGKLAEDKSEDTDCDGSSLPEDFSEPMHINGCEDHGEEGAVPERSPPQPPSSQADEDEITWGSDELPIESISQECVNKDLPLVTNEEISTLRAVSVLPGGKYCGAKLKAAIRVLRGLLEQGVPSKEIENLQELKPLDQCLIGQAKENRRKNRYKNILPYDTTRVPLGSEGGYINASFIRMPVGNEEFVYIACQGPLPTTVADFWQMVWEQNCTVIAMMTQEVEGEKIKCQRYWPDVLHKTTMITDRLRLALVRFQQLKGFIIRVLELEEIQTGEVRHISHLNFTAWPDHDTPSQPDDLLTFISYMRHVHRSGPIVTHCSAGIGRSGTLICIDVVLGLISRDLDFDISDLVRTMRLQRHGMVQTEDQYIFCYQVVLYVLNHLQHEEERQMKS from the exons ATGAATGGGAAACTGGCAGAAGATAAGTCTGAAGACACAGACTGTGATGGCTCGTCTTTACCTGAAGATTTTTCAGAG CCCATGCACATAAATGGTTGTGAAGACCATGGTGAGGAAGGAGCTGTGCCAGAAAG ATCTCCTCCACAACCTCCCTCGAGTCAAGCAGATGAAGACGAAATCACGTGGGGAAGTGATGAATTGCCAATTGAATCAATCAGCCAGGAATGCGTAAATAAAG ATCTCCCTCTGGTGACAAATGAAGAGATTTCCACGCTGCGTGCTGTGAGTGTGCTCCCTGGTGGCAAGTACTGCGGAGCGAAGCTGAAGGCGGCCATCAGGGTACTGCGGGGACTGCTGGAACAGGGGGTTCCTTCCAAGGAGATTGAA AATCTTCAAGAGTTAAAACCATTGGATCAGTGTTTGATTGGACAAGCAAAGGAGAACAGGAGGAAGAACAGATACAAAAACATCCTCCCTT ACGATACCACCAGAGTTCCTCTTGGCAGTGAAGGTGGATACATCAATGCCAGCTTCATTCGCATGCCGGTGGGGAATGAGGAGTTTGTCTACATCGCTTGTCAAGGACCTCTCCCCACTACTGTAGCAGACTTCTGGCAGATGGTTTGGGAGCAAAACTGTACTGTGATTGCCATGATGACTCAGGAagttgaaggagagaagatAAAATGCCAACGCTACTGGCCAGATGTGCTCCATAAAACCACCATGATAACAGACAGGCTGCGGCTGGCTCTTGTAAGGTTTCAGCAGCTGAAGGGCTTCATCATCAGAGTGCTGGAGCTAGAAGAGATCCAG ACAGGTGAGGTACGGCACATTTCCCACCTGAACTTCACAGCCTGGCCTGACCATGACACCCCTTCTCAGCCAGACGACCTGCTGACGTTCATCTCCTACATGAGGCACGTGCACAGATCAGGACCCATCGTTACACACTGCAGTGCGGGCATTGGCCGCTCAGGGACCCTGATTTGTATCGATGTGGTTCTGGGGCTTATCAGCAGAGACCTCGAT TTTGACATCTCGGACCTGGTGCGCACAATGCGTCTGCAGCGGCACGGGATGGTGCAGACAGAG GATCAGTACATCTTCTGCTATCAAGTTGTCCTGTATGTCCTGAATCATCTCCAGCACGAAGAAGAGAGGCAAATGAAATCCTGA